A region of Streptomyces sp. NBC_01497 DNA encodes the following proteins:
- the istA gene encoding IS21 family transposase, giving the protein MVLDPRRWLELRRFRGLLESGAMSLSEISRETGLDRKTVRKYLSAPGPATPPRRSTNGRSLARVIDEFAPLIDSMLRAEILMKAAVIHERLAREYGFTGNYQRVKLYVQKARPRVAEELGITPRELAGMHRRFEVIPGAQAQVDWGDEGKILAHMGIPKVYSFHMVLSYSRDPFCCFTSSQDLQTFFDCHRRAFAHFGGAPMTIVYDRTKTVVRRHVAPGEAVPLHPEAAGFAGHYDFDIDVLAAYRPTGKGRVERQVLIVRDHVLSGRAFSSTDEMDAAFTAWVPHRRAQIHKTHREVIGERAARDHAALRPLPPTPYLVAERHLRPVGKDCLVAFGGNLYSVPARKVRPRQLIEIRATKSQVMLYSTAPDTSGETLLAMHPRAVGRGARVVEEKHWDGLPTGKGRRTTTGDIPLQPRQGRPRSEESGPLQALLNRAAASRIEVGRRPLSVYDELTGTRPFTTRSQSKDTS; this is encoded by the coding sequence ATGGTTTTGGATCCACGTCGCTGGTTGGAACTGCGGCGTTTTCGTGGCCTCTTGGAGTCCGGGGCGATGAGCCTGTCGGAGATTTCCAGGGAGACCGGGCTGGACCGCAAGACGGTCCGCAAGTACCTCTCGGCACCGGGGCCGGCGACTCCGCCGCGGCGGTCGACGAACGGGCGGTCGTTGGCGAGGGTGATCGACGAGTTCGCGCCGCTGATCGATTCGATGCTCCGGGCAGAGATCTTGATGAAGGCCGCGGTCATCCACGAGCGGCTGGCCAGGGAGTACGGGTTCACGGGCAACTATCAGCGGGTCAAGCTCTACGTTCAGAAAGCCCGCCCGAGGGTCGCCGAGGAACTGGGGATCACGCCGCGGGAACTGGCGGGCATGCACCGCCGGTTCGAGGTGATCCCGGGGGCCCAGGCCCAGGTCGACTGGGGTGACGAGGGGAAGATCCTCGCGCATATGGGCATCCCGAAGGTCTACTCCTTCCACATGGTCCTGTCGTACTCGCGAGATCCGTTCTGCTGTTTTACCAGCAGCCAGGACCTGCAGACGTTCTTCGACTGCCACCGGCGGGCGTTCGCGCACTTCGGCGGGGCGCCGATGACGATCGTCTACGACCGCACCAAGACCGTCGTCCGCCGCCACGTCGCTCCTGGTGAGGCGGTTCCCCTGCATCCGGAGGCGGCCGGATTCGCCGGCCACTACGACTTCGACATCGACGTGCTGGCTGCCTACCGGCCCACCGGAAAAGGCCGGGTCGAACGCCAGGTTCTGATCGTCCGTGATCATGTTCTGTCCGGGCGGGCCTTCTCCTCCACCGATGAGATGGACGCCGCGTTCACCGCGTGGGTGCCGCACCGGCGGGCTCAGATCCACAAGACGCACCGGGAAGTCATCGGCGAGCGGGCTGCCCGCGATCACGCGGCTCTACGACCGTTGCCGCCCACCCCGTATCTGGTGGCCGAAAGGCATCTGCGACCGGTCGGCAAGGACTGCCTGGTGGCCTTCGGCGGCAACCTCTACTCAGTACCCGCCCGCAAGGTCCGACCCCGCCAGCTGATCGAGATCCGCGCTACGAAGTCGCAGGTCATGCTGTATTCGACCGCCCCCGATACCAGCGGCGAGACCTTGCTGGCCATGCACCCGCGGGCGGTCGGCCGCGGAGCGCGGGTCGTCGAGGAGAAGCACTGGGACGGCCTCCCCACCGGCAAGGGGCGCCGGACGACCACCGGCGACATCCCGCTCCAACCCCGCCAAGGGCGTCCCCGCAGTGAGGAATCCGGGCCGCTGCAGGCCCTGTTGAACAGGGCCGCGGCCAGCCGGATCGAGGTCGGACGCCGGCCGTTGTCGGTCTATGACGAGCTGACCGGCACCCGCCCCTTCACCACCCGTTCCCAGAGCAAGGACACGTCTTGA